The DNA window ACAATCCGGTATTGCTGCTTCGATATTTGCCGGAACTGTTTTCCTTTAGGACATTGCATCAAACCAAAGCACCGTATTGTAACAATCGCGTCCAAACGGATGTTGGCAAAGATATTTCCACTGTcagttgtgtattttttgggCAATGGCCGGAAGAGAATCGTGAAAAATTCACCAAAGATATGCGCGTGTTCGACCAGTTTGTTGATGAAAAGGAGGAAAACTCGTTGTTAGAAGAAATAGACCCGTACCTGAAACGGCTGCGATACGAATTCGACCACTGGGATGGTGCAATTCACGGATACCGtgaaacggaacgaaaacaCTGGTATCCCGCGAATCGGGCAATCCTAGATCGTATTGTATCCGTTGCCTTTGAAGGAACCGCCATGCCTTACGTTCATGTGCTGGATTTAGCGGAAGAAGGTGTCATCAAACCACACGTCGATAGTGTACGGGTAAGCGATGAAGGAAATGGGACATTCTTTCCAATTAGTTACGAAATAAGCTAAACGTAAACACGCTTTCTCTCATTTAGTATTGTGGCAACACCATCGCAGGTATAAGTTTACTCTCTGACTCCGTTATGCGGCTGGTGCGGACAAACGACGAGGAACAAACGGATGAAGAAAGCCGGCAAATATTTACCCAGGAGCGCGACAATAAGTATTGGGCTGATATATTGCTTCCAAGGCGATCGCTTTACGTGATGAAGTATGTAATAATAAGAAACACCGAAGCTGCTGTGATactaaaatgttgttttttatcttttccagACACACGGCTCGATACAAATTTACGCATGAAATTTTGACTAACCAGGAATCCTTATTTCGAGATAAACTGATCAAGAAAACGAGACGCATATCAATAATTTGCAGAAATGATCCATAAACTAGTAGtgaaataaagcaatttaCTTTGTACGTAACAGAATATGCGCTGAAAATTGTGGTATATAAAACAGTGTACATTTTAGCAAACTTTTAATAGAACTATGTGCATAAATGCTCATAGTATCATTTGTCCCTTTAAGGTCCGAAACTGAAACTTTCATAATTTGTGTTTGGTAGCAGTATCTTGAGCAATTTTGTTGACAATCTTGTGCGCTTGATCGTAGAACGGATTGGTTGCTTCGCGGACCCGTGCCATCCATTGCGTTAGATTTGGGCGACCATCGCACGGATCATATCCGGCCATTCCTAAGAGTTTAAATGAGATAAAAGCACATACATTATATGGCACAACAAAGCTGGCTTGTTTGTCACTTACTCGGTTG is part of the Anopheles funestus chromosome X, idAnoFuneDA-416_04, whole genome shotgun sequence genome and encodes:
- the LOC125760964 gene encoding alpha-ketoglutarate-dependent dioxygenase alkB homolog 7, mitochondrial, whose amino-acid sequence is MFVGLSCIRTGIHHNPVLLLRYLPELFSFRTLHQTKAPYCNNRVQTDVGKDISTVSCVFFGQWPEENREKFTKDMRVFDQFVDEKEENSLLEEIDPYLKRLRYEFDHWDGAIHGYRETERKHWYPANRAILDRIVSVAFEGTAMPYVHVLDLAEEGVIKPHVDSVRYCGNTIAGISLLSDSVMRLVRTNDEEQTDEESRQIFTQERDNKYWADILLPRRSLYVMKHTARYKFTHEILTNQESLFRDKLIKKTRRISIICRNDP